atgtgcttattcaaaggaggaaaattccctgtttaagagtagatcacccataattaagcggagttgcatgcaatcctaaagaTAGGACGACAAAAATCTATCGGATTAAAGTCAAAtataataaggggatccatagattgagttaatgcgacaataggggttttaattagaaagagatttcgattaatcaacctagagtcagttgttattagtctcgagagagatattaacataaatcagggattcctacggattaagttaagtgaataaacCATCTTATTcagaggtaataagtgaagtctaggttaattcttccttgggtattgtcttctttatcagttttccaaaagtattttccaactttaatctctgtcacAATCTTAGTTGATTAGGTAATTAGTTTTAGATTAAGAATTCTCTtaattgttaggctagataacaaaaagatagtaattactagtactcttagtcctcatggatacgatatttctgatatcaccataactatactactgttcgataggtgcgtttgccttagtcgaatttttagttagttttacgacCATTATAATTCAgtacagtttgaaagcagcctctgaccgtcagaagtcatctgctgatcttaaatgaaaagaaatagaattttaggtcggtgacaaggtattcttgaaagtatcaccttggaagaaagttctccggttCGGCCATAAAGCAAAATTAActccacggttcattgggccatatgaaatcaaATAAAGAATTGGATCTATTACATTTAGCCTTACCATTAGAGCTTGATAGAagtcataatgtttttcatgtgtctatgttacgatgatatcgatcggatccttcacatattatTTCTCCGTCAGAGGTAGAGATTCAGcttgatatgacttacagtgaagaaccaatAAAAATTCTAACAcgtgaaacaaaagagttaagaaataaaaatgtagCATTGGTAAAAGTTCTCTAGTAAAGATATGatatagaagaggctacatgggaactggAGGATACCATGAGGAAGCAATATCCCAAtatctttactggtaagattttcgaggacaaaaatttttaaggggggagagttgtaacagctcattttcagtgaaatcggaacagtaatttcgggaccacaaatttaagctagaaagaaaatttattttaatagatttatatggtctgcattatgataggaatgtcatatgaaaattctgataagaaaattttaccgattatgtgcttaattatggaaaggactaaattgcataaaatgaaaaagttgaattctagtagctagaagtaTCAAACAGCTATGTagttcaaaacttgaggtccttatatggtaattagactattaatgaaaagttagtagatatttttggatgattcatccatggaaatttagaaaaagagcaatgactaaattgaaaattgaattaattaaaagatgataatagaaaatatcatcttattttgatcatcttccccaaaatttgcATGGAAACACTAGAAGAGAGAAAacaaactaatcaagcttaattggaTTCGGATAACTCAAACTCAAagctagattgaggaaaagagaaagtttcagattagtagattttcttatACAAactattatcgaggtaagttcgtgtaacttaattatgcatgttaatatgtttcaattgaatgttgtatatgaTTTGAATatggtatatgtttatttgatttatatgaatgttataaatACATGAAGCGATCACATGATTGGAAATGTATTTAAAATGTTAAGTTCCATCGGAATAATGAAAATAGATTGATACACATGATTTCTCATATGTGAATGTGATTCTGCATGTGTTACAgataggatttagctcagacgagtaatcctgatatagccctctcgagcatcctgATATATAGTTCTTGCGAGCATCCTAATCGGTAGTAATTTAACATGTATTGCGCACtatcgcagctctttgtgagcgtcctattACATGTTTTGATCGATTGTGATCCAGCATATAGTgcagacacaaacgcagctctatGTGAGTATCTTGATATGTACTCTTAAGAGTTTCTTGACATGGCTCGCTTAAACTCTCTGTTACATTATCCGGTGCTCCCTAATATTATCTCTTCGGAGATAACTGATAAGCTGTATGAGCTCCCTgaataaaactcttatgagtttatTAATTAGCCcggataagtgtcctgttacatgatgACATGGCTCATTTGAGTATCCtaatatatggctcgagagtgtgcatCTTGAGTAATTACCTTACAAGGTACCTCTGATTATGAATTGATGTATTACaaatttgtacaccttgagtgtactatttgagtatccattgatatttcaataattcaatggataaaactctcgacatgagaaaaattatgagATAAATAGAAATATGCCTTGAATGcttttgaattatttgatgaaGGGTTATATGATGAGTTCATCTATGCTTATTTGATGTACAAATACATTATATGACTAACTTACTTGATTGAGTATATGTGTTTAGGTAATACTTGTCAAATTGATGAAAAGCATGTTAATTGTATGCTTAACAATAATAAATGTAATTGGTAAGTTTTAATTTCtgctatacgaacttactgagcattaaatgcttactaggttttattttctctgttttatagtccTTGGAAGCTCGCGAAGGCTGGCGAtcagttggagcatcatcacactatccactagttTGTTGTGGTATAAATAGcaaactcattttggtataatggcatgtatgggTAACTTGGCTATTGTTGGCATATAAATGTGGTTTgtaaactagccattggaatggctagtaatgatttgttttggtatgtttatgaGGTTATTTTATGACAAATACCTATGTGTTAAGTATATTAAGTATAGTTgatcaagttatgcttaacatatAAGTTAAACAAGGGTAAGACTATAAACATGAATGCATATGATAAAATATCATATTAGAAGTTAGAATTGGCTTGGATTTAATGCTTGAATTGATTGGTATATACTTGTAAGTTTTGGTATAGGTTATTGGCAAAtctgggtgagaaataaagctaggaaatgactttattttgtccacatgggtagacacacgggcgcgtgtcttgaccgtgtgtgacatacggcctggcacatgaGCATTTAGTTTGGTCATgtatcccctgcatcttaaatttaagaaacaaaatgctcagaattgagcacatgggcatgtgtctcaaccgtgtatgcTACACGGCCCataacacaggcgtgtgtcttgaccgtgtgaaaCCTatacttaactttggaaaattaaattaaccacacggcctagcacacgagcgtgtggctggccgtgtggcacaagtcagagagttacacagggttgaACACAGTCTGcagcacaggcgtgtcccttgacCACACAGGCATGCGTGCCCTGCATCTAAGACAAATTTTGGAAATTTCGCGAAAAAATTTGttgagttcccgatttagtctcgactcgattctaatgtttATATTGGGTCTCGAaggtccattcaagggacaatatgattagtttTAGACATGAATATCAATTGacatgaattatgtgaaattattctataaactctagtaatgcttcgtaaccctgttccagcgacggatacagtttagaggtgttacaatttgattcgaaaaaataaaaaaaaataaaaatttgaattacATGTTAattgaatcgagttattcgagtcaacttgaATAGGTAATTCGAGTTTTGAATTCGAATCGAGatgaattttacaattcgaataactcaACTAATTCGAATAGTAGATTGGAGTAAGTACAGTCCTTGCCAATtttaaaaatgagcaaattgatcTCTGAATAACGAACAATAGCAACAATTAATAGAATTTTGACAACCAAAAGTTATGCTGATAACCTTTTAGACAAACACAAGAAAATACACAAGTCCCTcgacaaaacaacaacaaaattaacgaaaggaaataaaagaaaaagacaaaCAGAGGAGAAGGAGAAAATGATAGGAAGGACgagaaaaaaaagaataaaagaaagaagACGGAACGGGGGGGGACCAAtttagttcattttaaaaataatcaaattttacAGAATAGCACAGAAATTATACTCTCACATTGATTACACAAAAACTCGAACTTCGGATCTCAACATACAATTAAGGCTCTAAACCACTAAAGCATATACTTAGTCATTAATAGAATCTAGCAAGCAAAGGTTCaatttttagggtgttacaggaaTCCTTACGGAGAATTAAAGTTCCATTCAAGATAATTTTATTCCTTTGGAAACTATGCAATTAACTTTTTTCCATTAAAGTTTAGCTTCGGAAAAGAGGTATGTCAATTGAAGACACTTGTTTGATTTGCAGATTACATACTAACTTTTTGGATCAATTGTTTCGCACCTGTACCTCTTCTTGAGTTGGGGGGTGTAAAAGAGACAGTGGTCTTTGCAAGCATTTCTATTTTGACTAAAAAATAAACTCGATTTTTTATTTATCAAGTCGAGCTTGAGCAACTTAAGCTATCAATCGAGCCAAATTTGAGTTTAGTAATGCTTGACTTGGACGGCTCACGAGCCTTATCaagcttttcatatttttacataattAAATTATGATATTAGCCTTAATATATATTGTTATACCTAAGCTTAATCATTGGGCTGAGCTTGAGCTTGAGCAGAAAAATTGGTAAACGAGTTTAATCAAACTCAAGCTCAAACTCAATTATATCTAGAGCAAAGCTTGAGCTTAAACATATATGCTCGATTAAGCTTGAGTTGAGTATCGAGCTCGAAATTTCAAGTTGAGCTCAAGCTCAAGCTTGACAATATTCAAGCTCGGCTTCGCTCGATTACAACTCTAGCTTGGGTTGTTTGGATTGATTGCTTAGCTGCAAATATACTGGAAGCTTATAATAAACAATTCGACCAACATATATTACGTCAACATGGATATGTAGATCAACCCAATGCTTCCATCTTGATAATTGCACTATTCCAAGTTGATGAATGTTAGCATTAGGGATTGTACATAATTGGTGATCTGATCTTTTTCGTGGTGCAAAATTAGCAGAAGATAAATGATTACAACATCTCTTTTCAACCAACAGTTGGCTCACCCTTTACACAATTTGGCTATTCAGATAGCAAAAATAGTTGCCATACTTAGTCTAGGTGGCTTACTTATCATCTCTCTTTTATTTTTGtcataacattaaaatatttaccaaatttataagaaaatatatagCATATTATTACAATTCTTAGTTAACAATTTACACTACTTAAATACTAAACACTCTAACATGGTAATTATATAACTAGTACATACCATTTATGTATTACAATGTTATTTTTTGCCTTTTTAATTTTCCAAAATAACTTTTTTTCAAAAGTaagtttctttttcaaaaataagttttttctttttcttttatactTTATTACCATTAATAACTAAAATTGCCATGGTGTACATGCATGTATGGTATGTGTGAACACTTGCCTTTTATATACCTATGTATGAGTTATTTTTATCGGCATTACCATTTATGGATTAATACACAAAATATTTATGATTCTTTTTAAAATATGGATAAAATATgctattagtccctatacttcTATAGAATTTAAGATTTAGCCCTCATACTTTAAAAGCTAAAAATTCAATCATTttactttttcaatttaaaaatcttaGTCCCATTATTATCATGGTTGGTGGTTTCCTTTGAAATTTATCAACTTAACATGACTATTTTTCGTCAATCATATAACACTTTATATGAGTACAGCTTAATCAACTTGTTAAATTGACAAATTTTGATGGAAAATACTTACGATTTTAATTATTGAActgattttttaaataaaaagttggAGGACTTAACTTTTTACTATAAGTACACAGACTAAGTCTCAGATTTTGTTTGTACAAGGACTAGCACCATAtcttttatattatgttatttgtaTAAATACATGATGAAAGTCATTTTATCGTTTTATAACTAACCGAATTATTCAATATTATAAGATTCGTATAAATATGTAATATTTTTGTTGTAATATTTATGACGTCACTTTATgactaaataaaatatatatccaCATGAAAAATTAatcatggaaaaataaaaaattaaaacctaACCCATGCGATTGAATTCTTTGTAATGCATTACAATGATATCTTTTATATACTAAAATTATTGGCTATTACATTCATTTAATTTGATAACATTTTCACTCCCTTCACCTCTATATAAAGCATCTAATTTCTGTTTGGgaaagaaatacataagaaaaagaaaaagaaaaagccaTTCCAATATCCCCCTCTACTTTAAGAGCCATGACGAGGAAGAAGGTTAAGCTTGCTTATATCACCGATGATTCAGCAAGGAAAGCCACCTACAAGAAAAGAACGAAGGGTTTGATGAAAAAACTGAGTGAGTTGAGCACCCTTTGTGATATTGATGCTTGCTCTATCATGTACAGTCCTTATGAGTCCCAACCTGAGGTTTGGCCTTCCCTCATGGGAGTCCAACAGGTGCTTTCCAAGCTCGAGACGATCCCCGAGATGGAGAAAAGCAAGAATGTGTTGAACCAGGAGAGTTTCCTCTCCCAAAAGACCACCAAAGCAGCTGAGCAACTAAAGAAGCATTGCAAGGAAAACTGGGAAAAGGAGATGACCCATGTCATGTTCAATACGATTTGCGGCAAAGGGGTCGTCCATGGTTTGAACTTTGAGGCCTTGAGTGAAATCAACTTGTTGCTCGATAAAAAAATGAATGATATTGACAAGAGGATTGATGAACTTTCTAAAACACCCCTTTATCCTCAAAGGGTGTCATCATCATCATCCTCGTCCCTGGTTGCACTGCCACCGATGATGATGGTAACACCCGAAGTGATGCTGAGGACAGGTACGGAGGATATTGTGCAAGCAGATGTGAATGAAATGGATCCAATGCAGAGGCATCAATGGATCATGGAACTGATaagcaacaacaacaacaatccaCAAACTCATGTGGGAGGCGATGGGATGACGTTCCAATTTGGTGAAAACATCAACCCCAACAATGGCCTTTAGTCAAATGTTGTTTTCCCTTGGGGAAAATGAGAGTTCATTCAATTTATCTATTTGCTTCTATTATGGCATTTGATCAAAaggtattttatcattttatgttaGGATGGTGTTGGGTTTGTTGAACTTTGCTCACAGATCACAATTTTTTCCTTTCAACTAAAACATCATTTTACTTTGTAAGATTAAAAAACTATGTTTATTATTTGAATTTAGAGTTGTTATGTTATTCTCATAAtttggaatttttattttatcttttaaatttcTATGCTTCAATCTTAAGTTAGATTAGAtcttatttgataattttaagaATAAGAGTTCCGATAAAAATATATGGAAGCTATCTTGAATGCATGCTATAAAGTTATTTTGGGTGTCCTTGAAAGATGTAAATctacttttaaaaaattaaaatatttcattccTTTTCCTCATTGAGTAGTTGCATACTAAGATTTCAAAACCCTTTCCTATATCTTTTGAAATGACTTTGAGGCttcaacaaataataaatatatttcttTCTTTACTTTATATCTGTGCTGCAAACCTAAAGGTATTCCCTTGTCACTTTTTATTATCCTAAGATAATGATTCAATTCTAGGATTTACTTCTACAAATAATAAATACATATCCTTCAACGGATACGTTCCAGGCATACATTTGCATAAAGAAGAAAATCCATCTCAGACAATATTTTTCTTAACAAGTTCAACTTCTTTAAGGAGAACATAAAATAATGTTTGTACTTTTGAATTTACTTCTATGAATAATAAATACATATCATTTACCACATATGTTTCAAGCTTACCTATGCACATATGACAACACCATCTCACACGAAGTCTCTCTTAACAAGTTCAACCTTTCTAAGGAGGCAATCATTGcaaattttccaaaaaaaatagaatagttttaaaagataatgtaCGCTTCTAGTGAACCTCCAACGATCCTTTAATGTATGTTTGCATATCTCCCTTATTATGTTGATATTTCCAAAGAAAAAATGAGCTTCTTTAACCAAGATTTTTCCCCCAAGGTCATCAATCCAAACAATCCGGTCTTTCCCCCTAAAAATAG
Above is a genomic segment from Gossypium arboreum isolate Shixiya-1 chromosome 8, ASM2569848v2, whole genome shotgun sequence containing:
- the LOC108468742 gene encoding agamous-like MADS-box protein AGL80; its protein translation is MTRKKVKLAYITDDSARKATYKKRTKGLMKKLSELSTLCDIDACSIMYSPYESQPEVWPSLMGVQQVLSKLETIPEMEKSKNVLNQESFLSQKTTKAAEQLKKHCKENWEKEMTHVMFNTICGKGVVHGLNFEALSEINLLLDKKMNDIDKRIDELSKTPLYPQRVSSSSSSSLVALPPMMMVTPEVMLRTGTEDIVQADVNEMDPMQRHQWIMELISNNNNNPQTHVGGDGMTFQFGENINPNNGL